The bacterium sequence GGCCCTGGACCGGCTCGAGGTGCTCGAGAAGGCCGCCCGGATCTGGTGGCTGGCGCGGCGAACGGGTGAGGATCCCCTCGACGCGCGGGTGCCGATGGGACCCGATCCCCCCACTACAAACCTGAAATAATCGCCGCCTGCTGCTCGCGCCGGATGCAATGCGTGCGAAGAAGTGATACGCTGCCTCCGAATTCCAGCCGAGGAGGGAAGTTCATGCGAAAGCTTGCGCTCCTGTTCCTGCTGGCGCTCGTGCTCGTCGTGAGCTGCGCCAAGCTGCCCGAGAAACCCGCGGCGGTGCGAGGCGACATCGCCTATGTCCGCATGATCGCCAAGGACGCGATTCCGGCGGCCTGGGGCCGTCTGGTGGCGGTCAGCAACAGCGCCGACTTCGGCCACATCTTCCAGCTCTGGTTCGAGGACGAAGGCGGCGCGGTGCGGGTGGCCTTCTATGACATGCGCACCAACAGCTTCCAGAGCGAGGGACGCCTCATCCCCCGCAGCCAGGAGGGTGTGCGATGACGAAGCTCGTCAGTGTGATCAGCCGCGTGCTCTTCGTGTTCGCCTTCTTCCTCGCCGGCCTGGCGGTCTGGGAGAAGCTCGCGAATCTCCTGGGTCAGACCCTGTTGCGCACCTACACGCCCTCGCGTCTGCTCGAGCTGTCCGCGGTGATGCTGCTGTTCGTCATCGCCCTGCAGCTGCGCGAACTCAAGCTGGGCGGCGGGCGCTAGGCGCAACCCGGAGGCAATCCCGCACCTGCCCCCGGGGGCGGGTGCGGGCACAGAGGCGAGGCCTGCGACCCTCGGGCGCCCTTGGGTTGGCGTCCCTCGCGACGGCGATCGGCGTCACGCTCGGGGACAGGCTGCTGCCGCTGGTGGAGCGCTGGGGTTCCTGCCCGAGGCGATGGCACCTGACCTGCCGCGCCGACCCATTGACAGTTGTTGCCTATCCAGGCATGATTCAGCGCTTTCACGATCTCGGGGCACTTACCCCGAGTCGCACTCCGCGCCACGGCCGCCGGACGCTGAGGATCCGGCGCCAAGGAAGAGACATGGCCTACCAGGTCGCTTGGTCGGAGCAGGGCGTCCTCGTCGCGATGGCGGGGGATGTCGACATCAAGGAGTTGAACGAGGCCAACGGTCGCCTGCACGGAGATCCGCGCTTCGACGGCATGCGCTACCAGCTCTGGGACCTGCTCGGCGCCAGCCTCGGCTCCATCACCCGCCGCGAGATCGAGCAGCCCAGCGCGATCGATCTCGTCGCCGCGCGGATGAACGCGCGAGTCAAGGTGGCCCTGGTGACGGTCTCGCCGCACGACGTCCAGATCTCCGAGCACTACGCGGCGCGCTCGGCGAGCCTGGGCTCGCCCTGGGAGATCCGCATCTTCTCGGACCTGGCCGCGGCCCGGGCCTGGTGCCTCGAGTAGCTCCTCGCGGCGCGGTGCCCCTCGCCTCCGTGCCCGCGGCCCGTTGACGCCGAGCGGCGCGCCCCCTATCCTCGCCCCTTCCCGCCCTTCAGCAAGGAGTCGCGATGAGCGAGCACGACTACTGGCGCATCTTCCCGCGCATGCCCCGCCGCGTGCGCATCGGCGACATCACCGTGCGCGACGGCTTCCAGCACCTGGAGCGGTTCATCTCCACGCGCGCCAAACTCTACTACCTCGAGGAGCTGATCTTCGCCGGCTGCCGCTCGATCGAGGTGACGAACCTGGGCAACCCGCACCTGATGCCGCAGTTCGCCGACGCCGAGGTCCTGCTCGCGCATCTGAGAAGCGAGGCCTTCCGCAAGCGCTGCGCGAAGCGCGGCATCGACATCGACGAAGTGGTGACCACGGCGGTGACGATCCGCGAGACGGGCGTGGACCGCGCGGTCGAGCTGGCGGCCCAGGGCGTCGGCCCGGATCGCCTGCTCATGATGGTCTCCACCGAGGAGGAGCACCACTTCGCCAACTCGGGTTGCACGCTGCCCGAGTACTGGAAGGAGTGCGAGCGCTCGATCCGCAAGGCCCACGACGCTGGCATGACGATGTGCGGCACCGTGAGCACGATCTGGGGCAGCCCGATCGGCGGCGCCACCAAGCTCGAGGACGCGCTGGAGTTCACCCGCCGCTGGCTGGCGATCGGCGCCGACGACATCGAGCACGCCGACCACGACGGCAGCGCCTCCGCGCCCGATGTCTACCGCTACTTCGCGATGACGCTGGACGCGCTCCCCGACACCAGCCTGCACATCGCCCACTTCCACGAGACCAAGCGCGTGGCCGCCGCCTCCGTGCTCGCGGCGCTGCAGGCCGGCATCACGCAGTTCGAGGCGACCCTCGGCGGGCTCGGCGGCCAGCCGGCCAACTTCCTCGACGACTCGCCCGTGCCCGGCACCGGCGACTACTACTATGACGACCCGCGCTACGTCGGCCTCATCTGCCTGGAGGACCTGCTCGTCATGGTGGACGAGATGGGCATCGCGCACGGCTGGAACGTGGACCGCGTCCTCAAGCTCGGCCGCCAGCTCGACAAGACCGTGGGCTTTCGCACGCGGGCCGAGGCGCCGATCAACGGGCGCACGCTGAAGGAGGGCCACCCGCGCTTCGCGCGCCCGGGCCTGGCGG is a genomic window containing:
- a CDS encoding pyruvate carboxyltransferase; the encoded protein is MSEHDYWRIFPRMPRRVRIGDITVRDGFQHLERFISTRAKLYYLEELIFAGCRSIEVTNLGNPHLMPQFADAEVLLAHLRSEAFRKRCAKRGIDIDEVVTTAVTIRETGVDRAVELAAQGVGPDRLLMMVSTEEEHHFANSGCTLPEYWKECERSIRKAHDAGMTMCGTVSTIWGSPIGGATKLEDALEFTRRWLAIGADDIEHADHDGSASAPDVYRYFAMTLDALPDTSLHIAHFHETKRVAAASVLAALQAGITQFEATLGGLGGQPANFLDDSPVPGTGDYYYDDPRYVGLICLEDLLVMVDEMGIAHGWNVDRVLKLGRQLDKTVGFRTRAEAPINGRTLKEGHPRFARPGLAARKAKLGEQPGQKLPADWPAELALPAEAKAQRR